Proteins from a genomic interval of Papaver somniferum cultivar HN1 chromosome 4, ASM357369v1, whole genome shotgun sequence:
- the LOC113272207 gene encoding uncharacterized protein LOC113272207 — protein sequence MDPGLNFTCSDHLHTLGSTSENASVKVPSIDLPDDLFEEGLRSWKFSLIGRLNLQSIKFVDAAVILRQKWTLVGDCKLIPLGRGFFTIKLDNEIDRRFIKAGQWEVLNQVLQVRNWKSNFRPSNQRTSKARVWVCFPGLGLEFRKEKILFTICKDIGTPIKVDSATTKCEVGYYANVLVEVDFAQPIPSKIWIGTKYGGFFQDISIHVLPKYCHHCKIIGHLTADCRIEKNKNYTTSKGPQKTRPSSEIPHTPFDICDRSTVESSPSKLQASTSNELQQPEEDSLITNMLTSMAQQNGSNTNVVGGRFRDLNAEE from the coding sequence ATGGATCCTGGTCTAAATTTCACCTGTTCTGATCATTTACATACTTTAGGTTCTACTTCAGAAAATGCTTCAGTTAAGGTTCCATCAATAGATTTGCCTGATGATTTATTTGAAGAGGGATTGCGTTCTTGGAAATTTTCACTTATTGGAAGATTAAACTTACAGAGTATCAAATTTGTTGATGCCGCTGTTATTTTGCGTCAAAAATGGACATTGGTTGGGGATTGTAAGCTCATTCCATTGGGAAGAGGTTTTTTCACTATCAAACTGGATAATGAGATTGATCGTCGTTTCATTAAAGCTGGTCAGTGGGAAGTTCTTAATCAGGTTCTACAAGTAAGGAATTGGAAATCAAATTTTAGACCATCAAACCAGCGTACTTCGAAGGCTCGGGTTTGGGTTTGTTTTCCTGGTTTGGGTTTAGAATTCCGGAAGGAAAAAATTCTCTTCACTATATGTAAAGATATTGGTACTCCCATTAAGGTTGATTCTGCTACAACAAAATGTGAAGTAGGTTATTATGCAAATGTTTTGGTTGAGGTGGACTTTGCTCAACCAATTCCTAGTAAGATATGGATTGGTACTAAATATGGAGGATTCTTTCAAGATATTTCTATTCATGTTCTTCCAAAATACTGCCACCATTGCAAAATCATTGGTCATCTTACTGCAGATTGTAGAAttgagaagaataaaaattacacTACAAGCAAAGGTCCTCAGAAAACTAGGCCTAGTAGTGAAATTCCTCATACTCCATTTGACATTTGTGATAGATCAACAGTTGAGAGCTCTCCATCAAAACTGCAAGCTAGTACTTCTAATGAGCTTCAACAACCAGAAGAAGACTCTCTCATTACAAATATGTTAACCTCAATGGCTCAGCAAAATGGTTCTAATACCAATGTAGTTGGAGGAAGATTTCGTGATTTAAATGCTGAAGAATAA